In bacterium, the following proteins share a genomic window:
- a CDS encoding CopG family transcriptional regulator yields the protein MADTQKAMTLRLPADQADALEMVAQVDGVSVSQAVRDAIDSHIDNRRADDAFQERLAKSIARYRRILDRLAE from the coding sequence ATGGCAGACACACAGAAGGCGATGACGTTGCGGCTCCCTGCTGACCAGGCTGACGCACTGGAGATGGTCGCTCAGGTCGATGGTGTGAGTGTGTCTCAGGCGGTCCGCGACGCCATCGATAGCCACATCGACAACCGCCGGGCCGATGATGCGTTCCAAGAGCGGCTTGCCAAGTCGATAGCACGATATCGGCGGATCCTCGACCGTCTGGCTGAATAG
- the pyk gene encoding pyruvate kinase, with product MRRRTKIVATMGPAVADLDAVRGLVQAGMDVARLNFSHGDHESHIRMIKWIRQAAAEVGRSIAILQDIQGPKTRVGHFRDGSVDLPQGATVRLAVTGDEGGPDLIPVDYPRLLDDVRTGARVVMADGLIEGRVTGSDGGGLTVLLERGGELLDRKGIAFPDSDLELGPVTEKDRVDLELGRQLGVDYVAASFVKRGEDISQVRELAGGSTPVIAKVELALAYSNLDSILDQADGVMVARGDLGVELPLQTIPNVQADILHRTNQAGLISITATEMLESMVTALRPSRAEVTDVANAVASGTDAVMLSAETAVGRHPVRVVEAMSSICVEAERYRDQQMTGADAIDFLESTMTFASATAKAATEAARNLGFRTIVAFTESGGTARLLSKYRPSADIMVFAPSGRIRRRMALFWGVTPIRFEPRASTDLMFAAAEKYLEKEGVCERGEGVVMIAGTPPNTQAKTNLVKLHVIGERLRASWRAGRRGRR from the coding sequence GTGCGGCGCAGGACGAAGATCGTGGCGACGATGGGCCCGGCGGTGGCCGACCTGGACGCGGTCCGGGGCCTGGTACAGGCCGGGATGGACGTCGCCCGGCTCAACTTCAGCCACGGCGACCACGAATCCCACATCCGGATGATCAAGTGGATACGCCAGGCCGCCGCGGAGGTGGGCCGCTCCATCGCCATCCTCCAGGACATCCAGGGGCCGAAGACGCGGGTGGGTCACTTCCGGGACGGCTCTGTCGATCTGCCGCAGGGGGCGACCGTCCGCCTCGCAGTGACCGGGGACGAGGGCGGCCCCGACCTGATCCCGGTCGACTATCCACGCTTGCTCGACGACGTGCGCACGGGGGCGCGGGTGGTGATGGCCGACGGCCTGATCGAGGGTCGGGTCACCGGCTCGGACGGCGGGGGGTTGACGGTTCTCCTCGAACGTGGTGGGGAGCTGCTCGACCGCAAGGGGATCGCCTTCCCCGACAGCGACCTCGAGCTCGGGCCGGTCACCGAGAAGGATCGCGTGGATCTCGAGCTGGGCCGGCAACTCGGCGTCGACTACGTGGCCGCCTCGTTCGTCAAGCGGGGCGAGGACATATCGCAGGTGCGCGAGCTGGCCGGCGGCTCCACGCCGGTCATCGCCAAGGTGGAGCTGGCCCTGGCCTATAGCAATCTCGACTCGATCCTGGATCAGGCCGACGGCGTGATGGTGGCCCGCGGTGATCTGGGCGTAGAGTTGCCGCTGCAGACGATCCCCAACGTGCAGGCCGACATCCTGCATCGGACCAACCAGGCCGGGCTCATCTCCATCACCGCCACCGAGATGCTGGAGTCGATGGTCACCGCGTTGCGGCCCAGCCGGGCCGAGGTGACCGACGTGGCCAACGCGGTCGCCTCGGGCACCGACGCCGTGATGCTCTCCGCGGAGACTGCGGTGGGACGCCATCCGGTGCGGGTGGTCGAGGCCATGTCGTCCATCTGTGTGGAGGCCGAGCGCTACCGGGACCAACAGATGACCGGTGCCGATGCCATAGATTTCCTGGAGAGCACCATGACCTTCGCCTCGGCCACCGCCAAGGCGGCCACCGAGGCGGCCCGCAACCTCGGGTTCAGGACCATCGTGGCCTTCACCGAGTCCGGCGGCACGGCCCGCCTGCTGTCGAAGTACCGGCCTTCGGCGGACATCATGGTGTTCGCGCCCAGCGGGAGGATCCGGCGTCGCATGGCCCTTTTCTGGGGAGTCACCCCGATCCGGTTCGAGCCCAGGGCGTCCACCGACCTGATGTTCGCCGCGGCCGAGAAGTACCTCGAGAAGGAGGGGGTGTGCGAGCGCGGCGAGGGGGTGGTGATGATCGCCGGGACGCCTCCCAACACCCAGGCCAAGACCAACCTGGTCAAGCTGCACGTGATCGGCGAGCGCCTGAGAGCATCGTGGAGAGCCGGCAGGCGCGGCCGTCGATGA
- a CDS encoding DUF1761 domain-containing protein — translation MLSLSGLNWLAIIVAAIAFFGLAAIWYQPKVMGTKWMEGAGIEPPTDGPKPIFFVVTFVAYFVMATVLAMIARATGASTFGEGLVLGLLTGFAFVALQAMVNAIYEGRGRWIVRANGGIGIIGHTVMAVIVTTWT, via the coding sequence GTGCTCTCACTCAGCGGACTGAACTGGCTGGCAATCATCGTCGCGGCCATCGCGTTCTTCGGCCTGGCCGCCATCTGGTACCAGCCGAAGGTCATGGGCACGAAATGGATGGAAGGCGCCGGGATCGAACCCCCAACCGACGGACCCAAGCCCATCTTCTTCGTGGTCACCTTCGTCGCCTACTTCGTGATGGCGACCGTCCTGGCCATGATCGCCCGCGCCACAGGCGCCTCCACGTTCGGTGAAGGACTGGTCCTGGGCCTGCTGACCGGATTCGCATTCGTAGCCCTCCAAGCCATGGTCAACGCCATCTACGAAGGCCGGGGACGGTGGATCGTCCGCGCCAACGGAGGCATAGGCATCATCGGCCACACCGTCATGGCCGTCATAGTCACCACCTGGACGTGA